A part of Setaria viridis chromosome 8, Setaria_viridis_v4.0, whole genome shotgun sequence genomic DNA contains:
- the LOC117867012 gene encoding SWI/SNF complex subunit SWI3C homolog has product MPRKASSTSDSRLKWRKRKRNSNASPSKPSTSSAAAADHSDESDSAAANDDEYAAAGDGADDDEAPADAAAASEDPVLDHREAEVLPTAEPISAFPAAKRRVVNRPHQSVLALIAAERSAYSGDITAAAPPPVLENISHGQLQVLSGVLPDHPSLTTDPNKTSLYVCTPPPLMEGHGVPKQFHGRLHVVPKHSDWFSPGTVHRLERQVVPHFFTGKSPGHTPEKYAMLRNKVIAKYLENPGKRLAFAECQGLVGNTGELYDLSRIVRFLDTWGIINYLAAGSVHRGLRMATSLLREEPSGELQLLTAPLKSIDGLVLFDRPKCSLQAEDISSMASSSSNSELVDFDAAFADLDGKIRERLSESSCSYCLQPLPSLHYRSQKEADIALCSDCFHDARYITGHSSLDFQRVDGDNDGLENDSDKWTDEETLLLLEGIEKYNDNWDDIAGHVGTKSKAQCIYHFIRLPVEDGLLENVEVSNGSMPFRAQSNGFPHLDSNGSTSGIPVQSFRHGNELPFINSSNPVMSLVAFLASAIGPRVAASCAHAALSFLTRDDDPRLSSEGMHADGRGNGANPIFHNHNGASPAISPENVKHAAMCGLSAAAMKSKLFADQEEREVQRLAATVINHQLKRLELKLKQFAEVETLLLKECEQVERVRQRISADRARMRSAMLGSTGMPGSSSTMPSNPVSMSPRPVGVPGSMPQASMPTAYTNNMQGHGHPQMPQMSFMHQRPQMLSFGPRLPLSAIQTQPSPQASNIMFNSGMPSSVTPNHHQLLRSSSGNNSSAG; this is encoded by the exons atgcCGCGCAAGGCCTCATCCACATCAG ATTCGCGCCTAAAATGGCGCAAGCGGAAGCGCAACTCCAACGCGTCCCCATCCAagccctccacctcctccgccgccgcggccgaccaCTCCGACGAGTCCGACTCCGCCGCCGCGAACGACGACGAGTACGCCGCTGCGGGGGAcggggccgacgacgacgaggcccccgcggacgccgccgcggcgtccgagGACCCCGTGCTCGACCACCGCGAGGCGGAGGTGCTGCCCACGGCCGAGCCCATCTCCGCCTTCCCCGCCGCGAAGCGCCGCGTGGTCAACCGGCCGCACCAGTCCGTCCTCGCCCTGATCGCGGCCGAGCGATCTGCTTATTCCGGCGACATCACTgctgcggcgccgccgccggtgctagAGAACATCTCTCACGGGCAGCTGCAGGTGCTCTCTGGGGTGCTTCCGGACCACCCATCCCTCACCACAGACCCCAACAAGACGTCCTTGTATGTGTGCACCCCGCCTCCCCTAATGGAGGGGCATGGCGTGCCCAAGCAGTTCCACGGTCGTCTCCATGTCGTGCCAAAGCACTCAG ATTGGTTCTCCCCCGGGACTGTGCATAGGCTGGAAAGGCAGGTGGTTCCACACTTCTTTACAGGGAAGTCTCCAGGGCACACCCCGGAGAAGTACGCCATGTTAAGGAATAAAGTTATCGCCAAGTACTTGGAGAACCCAGGCAAGAGGCttgcttttgccgagtgccaggggcttGTTGGGAACACAGGTGAACTGTATGATCTGAGTAGGATCGTTAGGTTCTTGGACACTTGGGGGATCATTAATTACCTTGCAGCTGGGTCAGTGCACCGCGGCCTGAGGATGGCAACATCGCTTCTAAGAGAGGAACCATCAGGGGAATTGCAATTGCTCACAGCACCATTGAAATCAATCGATGGTCTGGTTTTGTTTGACCGGCCGAAATGTAGCCTCCAAGCGGAGGACATTTCTTCGATGGCATCATCTTCATCAAATTCGGAGTTGGTGGATTTTGATGCTGCATTTGCAGACTTGGACGGGAAGATTAGGGAGCGTTTGTCTGAAAGCTCTTGCAGTTATTGCTTACAGCCTTTGCCAAGTTTGCATTACCGATCACAAAAGGAG GCAGATATTGCTCTGTGCTCTGATTGCTTCCATGACGCGAGATATATTACTGGGCATTCTAGCTTAGATTTCCAGAGAGTGGATGGGGATAATGATGGATTGGAAAATGATAGTGATAAATGGACTGATGAAGAAACATTGTTGCTGTTGGAGGGCATTGAGAAGTACAATGACAACTGGGATGACATTGCAGGGCATGTTGGAACAAAATCAAAGGCACAATGTATTTACCATTTTATTCGGCTTCCAGTAGAAGATGGTTTGCTAGAGAATGTTGAGGTATCGAATGGATCCATGCCATTTAGAGCACAAAGCAATGGTTTTCCACATTTAGATTCAAATGGCAGCACTTCAG GGATACCAGTTCAAAGTTTTCGACATGGGAACGAGCTTCCATTCATTAATTCTTCTAATCCTGTCATGTCGTTG GTTGCATTTTTGGCCTCTGCGATAGGACCAAGAGTTGCAGCATCATGCGCACATGCAGCATTATCTTTTTTAACAAGAGATGATGATCCCAG GCTCAGTTCAGAAGGCATGCATGCTGATGGCAGGGGCAATGGTGCAAATCCTATTTTTCACAACCATAATG GTGCTTCACCAGCCATTTCTCCAGAAAATGTGAAACATGCTGCCATGTGTGGTCTGTCAGCAGCAGCAATGAAGTCTAAACTCTTTGCGGACCAAGAGGAACGTGAAGTCCAAAGACTAGCTGCTACTGTAATAAATCATCAG TTAAAGAGGTTGGAGTTGAAATTGAAGCAGTTTGCGGAAGTAGAGACTTTGCTCTTGAAGGAATGTGAGCAAGTGGAGAGGGTGAGACAGCGGATTTCAGCTGACCGTGCCCGGATGAGGTCAGCCATGTTGGGTTCTACTGGAATGCCTGGAAGCAGTAGCACCATGCCGTCAAATCCAGTAAGCATGAGCCCCAGACCAGTGGGTGTGCCGGGCTCCATGCCTCAGGCCAGCATGCCAACCGCATACACCAATAACATGCAGGGACATGGTCATCCCCAGATGCCTCAGATGTCATTCATGCATCAGCGGCCGCAGATGCTCTCTTTCGGTCCTCGCCTTCCACTCTCGGCAATCCAGACTCAACCATCACCACAGGCATCAAACATCATGTTCAACTCTGGCATGCCCAGTTCGGTTACTCCTAACCACCATCAGTTGCTGAGATCGTCTTCTGGAAACAATTCTAGTGCAGGATAG
- the LOC140220186 gene encoding uncharacterized protein, whose amino-acid sequence MDFIEGLPKSEGYDTILVVVDRFSKYAHFIPLHHPFIAQTVAQTVFDNVMKLHGLPKSIVSDRDKVFTSHFWTELLKLMDITLNMSTTYHPQTDGQSERCSPFKAVYGYDPNPIAAPPSRETTNSTPYAQHSVVNRPSPKLGLKYYGPYTVLERIGKAAYKLELPTYAKVYPVFHVSQLKPFTPNYTPVYHTLPKVLDPEKENVEPESILERRLVKKGNNGVVKVRVKWTNLPAEATTWEDDNRLRAKFPSTLAWGLFRWGAVTTSAEATGKPQDEAPEDEGAKDE is encoded by the exons ATGGATTTCATAGAGGGTTTACCCAAATCTGAAGGATATGATACAATTTTAGTGGTAGTGGATCGGTTCTCCAAGTATGCACATTTCATTCCCTTACATCACCCATTCATTGCCCAGACTGTAGCTCAAACTGTCTTTGACAATGTGATGAAGCTTCATGGCCTGCCAAAGTCAATTGTCTCCGACAGAGATAAGGTTTTCACTAGTCATTTTTGGACTGAGCTCCTGAAATTGATGGACATTACTCTCAACATGAGTACAACATACCATCCACAAACTGATGGTCAGAGTGAAAGG TGTTCACCCTTCAAAGCAGTTTATGGGTACGACCCAAACCCCATTGCAGCACCTCCTAGTCGTGAGACAACAAACTCAACG CCATATGCTCAGCACTCGGTGGTCAATCGACCATCTCCAAAGCTGGGACTGAAGTATTATGGACCTTACACAGTACTAGAACGTATTGGCAAAGCAGCATATAAGCTAGAACTTCCAACATATGCAAAGGTATATCCAGTTTTCCATGTCTCTCAGCTCAAACCATTTACTCCAAACTATACTCCAGTATATCATACCCTGCCAAAAGTGTTGGATCCAGAGAAGGAAAATGTAGAGCCTGAATCTATTCTTGAAAGGCGATTGGTAAAGAAAGGCAACAATGGTGTGGTCAAAGTCCGAGTGAAATGGACAAATTTGCCGGCTGAAGCTACAACCTGGGAAGATGATAATAGACTTCGCGCCAAGTTTCCTTCAACCCTTGCTTGGGGACTCTTCAGATGGGGAGCTGTCACCACCTCAGCAGAGGCGACAGGCAAACCACAGGACGAGGCACCAGAAGATGAAGGCGCCAAGGATGAATGA
- the LOC117867013 gene encoding eukaryotic translation initiation factor 2 subunit gamma yields MARRGLMEQDLSRLDVATLHPLSPEVISRQATINIGTIGHVAHGKSTVVKAISGVQTVRFKNELERNITIKLGYANAKIYKCEDDRCPRPMCYKAYGSGKEDSPLCDVPGFENCRMKLLRHVSFVDCPGHDILMATMLNGAAIMDGALLLIAANESCPQPQTSEHLAAVEIMRLQHIIILQNKIDLIQESAAMNQHEAIQKFIQGTIAQGAPVVPISAQLKYNIDVICEYIVKRIPIPERNFTSPPNMIVIRSFDVNKPGSEVDEIKGGVAGGSILKGVLRVNQRIEVRPGIVMKDEHGKLKCTPIYSRIVSLYAEQNELQFAVPGGLIGVGTTMDPTLTRADRLVGQVLGEVGSLPDVYIELEVNFFLLRRLLGVRTSGTERASRVSKLAKGEILMLNIGSMSTGARVVAVRNDLAKLQLTAPVCTSKGEKLALSRRIEKHWRLIGWGTIQAGNTLEVPPCPL; encoded by the exons ATGGCACGCCGAGGATTGATGGAGCAGGATCTGAGCAGGCTCGACGTCGCCACGCTGCACCCTCTATCGCCAGAGGTGATTTCACGCCAGGCGACGATCAACATCG GTACCATTGGGCACGTGGCCCATGGGAAGTCTACTGTTGTCAAAGCAATATCAGGTGTACAG ACTGTTCGTTTCAAGAATGAACTGGAGCGCAATATCACTATAAAGCTTGGCTATGCTAATGCAAAAATCTATAAATGTGAAGATGATAGGTGCCCACGACCAATGTGCTACAA GGCGTATGGCAGTGGCAAAGAAGATAGCCCTCTCTGTGATGTGCCAGGTTTTGAAAACTGTAGGATGAAGCTCCTGAGACATGTTTCATTTGTTGACTGCCCA GGGCATGACATTCTCATGGCTACAATGCTTAATGGAGCTGCTATCATGGATGGAGCACTTCTTCTGATTGCAGCAAATGAGAGCTGCCCACAACCCCAGACATCTGAGCACCTTGCAGCTGTTGAAATTATGCGTCTTCAACATATTATCATTCTGCAGAACAAGATCGATCTTATCCAGGAAAGTGCAGCAATGAACCAGCATGAAGCAATCCAGAAATTTATACAG GGAACAATAGCTCAAGGTGCTCCTGTGGTGCCAATATCTGCACAGCTAAAGTACAACATTGATGTTATCTGCGAATACATCGTGAAAAGGATCCCCATCCCTGAGAGGAATTTCACCTCTCCTCCCAACATGATTGTTATTCGTTCTTTTGATGTGAACAAACCTGGTTCAGAGGTTGACGAAATCAAGGGCGGAGTAGCTGGTGGCAGTATCCTCAAG GGAGTCCTGAGGGTGAACCAGAGAATCGAAGTTCGTCCAGGCATCGTGATGAAGGATGAGCATGGCAAACTTAAATGCACGCCCATCTACTCAAGGATTGTCTCCCTGTATGCTGAGCAGAACGAACTCCAGTTTGCTGTTCCTGGAGGCCTTATTGGAGTTGGAACTACCATGGACCCGACACTGACTCGTGCTGATAGGCTGGTCGGGCAGGTTCTTGGTGAAGTTGGATCATTGCCTGATGTTTACATCGAGTTAGAG GTGAATTTCTTCCTCCTAAGGAGGCTGCTGGGGGTGAGGACAAGTGGAACAGAAAGGGCAAGCAGGGTCTCAAAGCTCGCCAAGGGTGAGATCTTGATGCTTAACATCGGGTCGATGTCCACAGGAGCCCGCGTTGTCGCCGTGAGGAATGATCTTGCGAAGCTGCAGCTGACCGCACCGGTGTGCACCAGCAAGGGTGAGAAGCTGGCCCTTAGCCGCCGCATCGAGAAGCACTGGCGTCTCATAGGTTGGGGCACAATCCAGGCCGGCAATACACTCGAAGTCCCCCCCTGCCCGCTCTGA